Proteins encoded together in one Lathyrus oleraceus cultivar Zhongwan6 chromosome 5, CAAS_Psat_ZW6_1.0, whole genome shotgun sequence window:
- the LOC127079037 gene encoding beta-galactosidase-like — protein sequence MFNPRIGLFFIVCSFLLCAFSFATTVEYDTNAIIINGERRIIISGAIHYPRSTSQMWPDLIKKAKDGGLDAIETYIFWDLHEPIRRQYDFSENLDFIKFLKNVHEEGLYVVLRIGPYVCAEWNYGGFPMWLHNLPGIQLRTDNVVFKEEMKIFTTKIVTLCKEAGLFAPQGGPIILAQIENEYGDVITNYGEDGNAYIKWCAQMALAQNVGVPWIMCKQNNAPSPIINTCNGYYCDNFKPNNPKSPKMFTENWVGWFQKWGERKPHRTAEDVAFSVARFFQNGGVLQNYYMYHGGTNFGRTAGGPYIITAYDYDAPLDEYGNLNQPKWGHLKKLHAAIKLGEKVLTNGTVTEKQYGDSVYLTTYANNATGEKFCFLSNSHNSKDVEVDLQQDGKYHVPSWSVSILQDCNKEVFNTAKVDAQTNVYVKKLSKELGNSLIWTWASDPVEDTLQAIGTFNASQLLEQKSVTVDASDYLWYMTKVFINETSTWSNATLQVNTSGHVLHAYVNGQYIGPQWGTYDNLRFTYEKIVSLKQGTNIISLLSGTVGHAHYGASFDMKETGIVGGPVKLIATSSGNTMDLSKSSWSYKVGLNGEARRFYDSKIKNGVQWNINNVVIGKPLTWYKTTFKTPEGKDSVVLDFIGLTKGHAWVNGQSIGRYWPTMVADKNGCDIKCDYRGNYGADKCLSGCGEPSQRFYHVPRSFLNNDTKSNTLVLFEEMGGSPFNGKTISKIQFASYGDPQGNCGSFQVGEWESRHSVAVVEKACGGKQLCSINVTSSIFGITKGGVNGQLAVQLLCDGSNPEDNRVQMVHV from the exons ATGTTTAATCCCAGGATTGGGCTCTTTTTTATTGTATGTTCATTTTTGTTGTGTGCTTTCTCATTTGCAACAACGGTTGAATATGATACAAATGCCATTATCATCAATGGAGAACGACGAATAATAATATCTGGTGCAATCCACTACCCACGCAGCACTTCCCAAATGTGGCCAGATCTTATTAAGAAAGCAAAAGATGGTGGTCTTGATGCCATCGAAACATATATATTTTGGGACCTTCACGAACCTATTCGCCGCCAATATGATTTTTCTGAAAATCTAGACTTCATCAAGTTTCTAAAAAATGTTCATGAAGAAGGTCTTTATGTTGTGCTTCGAATTGGTCCTTATGTTTGTGCTGAATGGAACTATGGAGGTTTCCCAATGTGGTTACACAACTTGCCAGGGATTCAACTAAGGACTGACAATGTAGTTTTTAAGGAGGAAATGAAAATATTCACAACAAAGATTGTGACCTTGTGCAAAGAAGCTGGATTGTTTGCACCACAAGGGGGGCCAATTATTTTAGCTCAAATTGAGAATGAATATGGAGATGTCATAACTAATTATGGAGAAGATGGGAATGCATACATTAAATGGTGTGCCCAGATGGCTTTAGCTCAAAATGTCGGCGTCCCATGGATCATGTGCAAGCAAAACAATGCTCCATCACCTATTATCAACACATGCAATGGTTATTATTGTGATAATTTCAAGCCAAACAATCCTAAAAGCCCCAAAATGTTTACAGAGAATTGGGTTGGCTGGTTCCAAAAATGGGGTGAAAGGAAGCCACACAGAACTGCTGAAGATGTAGCATTTTCAGTTGCACGTTTTTTTCAAAACGGTGGTGTCCTCCAAAACTACTACATGTACCATGGAGGAACAAATTTTGGAAGAACTGCGGGTGGTCCATATATTATTACAGCATATGACTATGATGCACCACTTGATGAATATGGTAACTTGAACCAACCAAAATGGGGACATCTTAAAAAACTCCATGCCGCCATAAAGTTAGGAGAGAAGGTTCTCACTAATGGAACGGTTACAGAGAAGCAATATGGAGATTCAGTATATTTGACTACATATGCAAATAATGCCACTGGAGAAAAATTTTGTTTTTTGAGTAATTCACATAATTCTAAGGATGTTGAAGTTGATCTACAACAAGATGGAAAATACCATGTGCCTTCTTGGTCAGTGTCTATTCTCCAAGATTGCAACAAGGAAGTTTTCAACACTGCAAAGGTTGATGCACAAACAAATGTTTATGTGAAGAAACTATCTAAAGAATTAGGAAACTCACTCATCTGGACATGGGCATCTGACCCTGTGGAAGACACCTTACAAGCAATAGGTACATTTAACGCGTCTCAACTTTTAGAGCAAAAGAGTGTTACCGTTGATGCTAGTGATTATTTGTGGTACATGACCAAGGTTTTCATCAATGAAACATCCACTTGGAGTAATGCAACTTTGCAAGTGAACACATCAGGCCATGTTCTTCATGCCTATGTTAATGGACAATATATTGGCCCACAGTGGGGAACATATGATAACCTTCGTTTTACATATGAAAAAATCGTTTCGTTAAAACAAGGTACCAACATTATAAGTTTACTAAGTGGTACAGTTGGTCATGCGCATTATGGTGCATCTTTTGATATGAAAGAAACTGGTATTGTTGGGGGTCCTGTGAAACTCATTGCAACCAGTTCAGGTAATACTATGGATTTATCAAAATCTAGTTGGTCATACAAGGTTGGATTAAACGGTGAGGCTAGAAGGTTCTATGATTCTAAAATTAAAAATGGAGTTCAATGGAACATAAACAATGTTGTTATAGGAAAACCATTGACTTGGTACAAGACTACTTTTAAGACCCCTGAAGGTAAAGACTCTGTAGTCTTGGATTTCATAGGCCTTACAAAAGGACATGCATGGGTTAATGGTCAAAGTATTGGAAGGTATTGGCCTACAATGGTAGCTGACAAAAATGGATGTGATATTAAATGTGATTATAGAGGAAATTATGGAGCTGATAAATGTTTGAGTGGCTGTGGAGAACCATCTCAGAGGTTTTACCATGTGCCAAGGTCATTCTTAAATAATGACACAAAAAGTAACACGTTGGTTTTGTTTGAGGAAATGGGTGGAAGCCCTTTTA ATGGAAAAACTATTTCAAAAATCCAGTTTGCGAGCTATGGAGATCCACAAGGAAATTGTGGATCATTTCAAGTAGGTGAATGGGAATCACGCCATAGTGTGGCAGTGGTCGAAAAAGCATGTGGTGGAAAACAATTATGTTCAATTAACGTGACAAGTTCCATATTTGGAATAACTAAAGGTGGCGTAAATGGCCAGCTAGCTGTGCAACTCCTATGTGATGGCTCTAATCCTGAAGATAATCGTGTACAAATGGTGCACGTGTAG